The genomic window GCTCAGGACGGCCGTCGTCTTTGACCAGTCGATCTTCGTAAAAGGCGCCATCAAGAACCTTATCAAGGAAGCCACGATTGGCCTGGTGCTGACCGGCATCATGATCCTCGTCTTTCTGGGCAGTCCTCGGGCTACCTTTGCTGTGCTGCTCTCCATCCCGCTCTCGGCGCTGGTATGCCTGCTCATCATGAACATGATGGGCGGCTCCATCAACACCATGCTCCTGGGCGGACTGGCGCTGGCCTTTTCCCGCCTGATCGATGACTCAGTCGTTGTGCTGGAAAACATCTTCCGCTACATGGAAATGGGTGAGGCCCCGGTTGTTGCGGCGGAAAAGGGCGGCATGGAAGTCTCCCTTGCTGTTTTGGCGGCGACTTCAACCACATCGATTGTGTTCTTCCCGGTCACGTTCTTTGCTGGCGTCAGCAAATACATCTTTACTGACCTAGCCCTCGGCGTCGTCTTGTCGATCTTCGCGTCCTATGTTTTTGCCATGACCGTGGTGCCGCTGTATTGCTCCCGGTTTATCCGCATCTCTCACGAAGAGATCCACGAAGGGACCCGGCCGCCTTCATTTTTCCGGCGCTTCGAGACCAGATTCAACGAATACTTCCACCGGATGCTGGACTTTTATGAAGTCCAGGTGACCCGCGCCATGAAGCGTCCGGGAGTGACGGCGGTTGCCATCTTCGCAGGGGTGGCGGTTGTTCTTTTCGGGCTGTTTCCTTTTCTGGGGCGGGCCTATTTCCCGCGCACGGACCCCGGGCAGTTTGTCATCAACATCAAGTGCCCCAGCGGGACCCGGATTGAGCTGAGCAACCAATACATTGCTCAGGTGGAGAATGAAATCCGTCAGGTGATTCCGCCCAGCGATCTGGACATGATCGTCTCCAACATCGGCATTACGCCAGACCTCTCGGCCATCTACACCAGCAACTCCGCCATGGACACCGCCTTTGTCCAGGTGAGTCTTAAGGAAGACCATAAAGTGGGCAGTTATGCCTATATGGAAAAGGTCCGTCGGAAGCTCGCTGCTGACATGCCGGAGCTGACGACCTACTTTCAGGCCGGCGGTCTGGTGGATTCGGTCATCAACCAGGGACTGCCCGCGCCCATTGATATTCAGGTGAGCGGAAACGATCTGGACCAGTCTTTTGCCATCGCTCTCGACATCGCGCGCAAGATCAAGCCGCTCAAAAGCGTCAGCGACGTGTTGATTCCGCAAGACCTGCGTTATCCCGGCCTGGAGCTGAACATCAACCGTGAACGTGCAAGCCTGATCAACATCACGCCGAAGCAGGTCGTGGACAACGTCATCACGGCGCTGACCTCCAACGGCATGATCGCCCCCAGCTACTGGATTGATCCCAATACTGGCAACAACTACATGCTCACCGTGCAGTACTTTGACCAGAAGATCGCCAGCATGACTATGGACGACTTCAAGCAGATCCCGCTGCGCGCCAGTGACATTACCAACTACACCCCGCTCCAGTCCGTGGCCGACATCAAGGAGATCAACACCCCGACGGAAGTAGACCACTACCAGATCCGCCGCGTCATTGATGTCTACGTCATGCCTTCCACCGAAACGCTGGTCAAGGCCAACCGCGACGTCACCCGGGTCATTGACGGGATCAAAAAGCCGGCCAATGTCCGCATTTCCGTTCGCGGTGCAGTGGTCAACATGAACCAGTCGTTCCGCAACTTCGCTATTGGCCTGATGCTCTCCATAGCTCTGGTCTATCTGATTCTGATGGCGCAGTTCACTTCCTTCGTAGACCCATTCATCATCCTGATGGCCATCCCCCCCGGACTGGCTGGAGTTGTACTGATTCTGCTGGTAACCGGCAGCACACTGAACATCATGTCGCTGATGGGAGTCATCATGATGACAGGAATCGTCGTCTCCAACAGCATCCTGATCGTCGAGTTTGCGACCATCCTCCATGAAGAGCAGGGGCGTCCGTT from Pseudacidobacterium ailaaui includes these protein-coding regions:
- a CDS encoding efflux RND transporter permease subunit, with product MPKFALRYPYFIIMACMVILVVGVTNVVRMPVDLFPKIDIPVVVVATFYSGMPPQQIEADITDTFERFFTLGSNIDHIESRSLTGVSLIKIYFKPGTDPNAALSNIANLAMADLRRLPPGTLPPVVLGMDASSQPVCLVTLKGRGLNETDLKDLAQFQVRNQIANVPGASVPQPFGGRYRQIMVYVDPVKLQAYNMSLMDVVHAVNQSNLILPAGDVRIGTKDYNIYANSQVPTPEEINQLPLKSVGNASVLVGDIGKAEDSGTIQTNIVRIDGQRSVYIPVLKQGGGSNTITIVDGMKAAIKNLVDIPSTLRTAVVFDQSIFVKGAIKNLIKEATIGLVLTGIMILVFLGSPRATFAVLLSIPLSALVCLLIMNMMGGSINTMLLGGLALAFSRLIDDSVVVLENIFRYMEMGEAPVVAAEKGGMEVSLAVLAATSTTSIVFFPVTFFAGVSKYIFTDLALGVVLSIFASYVFAMTVVPLYCSRFIRISHEEIHEGTRPPSFFRRFETRFNEYFHRMLDFYEVQVTRAMKRPGVTAVAIFAGVAVVLFGLFPFLGRAYFPRTDPGQFVINIKCPSGTRIELSNQYIAQVENEIRQVIPPSDLDMIVSNIGITPDLSAIYTSNSAMDTAFVQVSLKEDHKVGSYAYMEKVRRKLAADMPELTTYFQAGGLVDSVINQGLPAPIDIQVSGNDLDQSFAIALDIARKIKPLKSVSDVLIPQDLRYPGLELNINRERASLINITPKQVVDNVITALTSNGMIAPSYWIDPNTGNNYMLTVQYFDQKIASMTMDDFKQIPLRASDITNYTPLQSVADIKEINTPTEVDHYQIRRVIDVYVMPSTETLVKANRDVTRVIDGIKKPANVRISVRGAVVNMNQSFRNFAIGLMLSIALVYLILMAQFTSFVDPFIILMAIPPGLAGVVLILLVTGSTLNIMSLMGVIMMTGIVVSNSILIVEFATILHEEQGRPLLEAVVQSCKIRLRPILMTSLATLLGMIPMALGLEAGSEQYAPLARAIIGGLGVSVVVTVFLVPAVYLLVHGRQERKLALPGEI